The following coding sequences are from one Eleginops maclovinus isolate JMC-PN-2008 ecotype Puerto Natales chromosome 13, JC_Emac_rtc_rv5, whole genome shotgun sequence window:
- the trhrb gene encoding thyrotropin-releasing hormone receptor b, which produces MENFTTAPEINHTLAVWIDNSLQYKVISSLLLFVICVLGVVGNVMVILVVLTTKHMRTPTNCYLVSLAVADLMVLCAAGLPTITESIFGSWVFGHYGCLCITYFQYLGINASSCSITAFTIERYIAICHPIKAQFLCTLSRAKKIILCVWASTSLYCMMWFYLSDIQEEVYDNITIVTCGYRVPRKFYLPIYFFDFGVFFVVPLMLSAVLYGLIARILFINPLPSDPKDKKKNGHNHSNTKRTSCKNSRHSSSTASSRRQVTKMLAVVVFLFATLWMPYRTLVVVNSFLDRAYLDSWFLLFCRICIYLNSAINPVIYNAMSQKFRAAFRKICGCGRKGSDKPAAYSVALTYSVAKETSMVESTDPFTTELEELTATDDLLSEQKMMFLDPDVYGKENFSDA; this is translated from the exons atggaaaACTTTACAACCGCTCCAGAGATAAACCACACTTTGGCGGTTTGGATAGACAACAGCCTACAATACAAAGTGATAAGCAGTTTGCTGCTTTTCGTGATTTGCGTTTTAGGAGTCGTTGGCAACGTTATGGTCATCCTGGTGGTGCTCACTACCAAACACATGAGGACTCCCACCAACTGCTACCTGGTGAGTTTGGCGGTAGCTGACCTGATGGTGCTGTGCGCTGCTGGCTTACCCACAATCACAGAGAGCATCTTTGGATCCTGGGTGTTTGGACACTACGGGTGCCTCTGCATCACCTACTTTCAGTACCTTGGGATCAACGCCTCGTCCTGCTCCATAACAGCGTTCACTATAGAGAGGTACATCGCTATCTGCCATCCCATTAAAGCGCAGTTCCTGTGCACCCTCTCCAGAGCCAAAAAGATTATTCTGTGCGTCTGGGCTTCCACTTCCCTGTACTGCATGATGTGGTTCTACCTGTCAGACATCCAGGAGGAGGTGTACGACAACATCACCATCGTCACGTGCGGCTACAGAGTCCCCAGGAAGTTTTACCTGCCCATCTACTTCTTTGATTTCGGAGTTTTCTTCGTGGTCCCGCTGATGCTCTCCGCGGTGTTGTACGGACTCATCGCCAGGATCCTCTTCATCAACCCGCTGCCCTCCGACCccaaagacaagaagaagaacgGACATAACCACAGCAACACCAAGAGGACCAGCTGCAAGAACTCCCGCCACTCCAGCTCCACAGCCTCCTCCCGCAGACAG GTGACCAAGATGCTGGCTGTGGTGGTGTTCCTGTTTGCCACGCTCTGGATGCCGTACCGCACTCTGGTGGTGGTCAACTCCTTCCTGGACCGGGCCTACCTGGACAGCTGGTTCCTGCTTTTCTGCCGAATCTGCATCTACCTCAACAGCGCCATCAACCCGGTCATCTACAACGCCATGTCTCAGAAGTTTCGCGCCGCTTTCCGCAAGATCTGCGGCTGCGGGAGGAAAGGCTCGGATAAACCCGCTGCTTACAGTGTGGCCCTTACTTACAGCGTGGCCAAAGAGACATCCATGGTGGAGAGCACCGACCCCTTCACTACGGAACTAGAGGAGCTCACAGCCACTGACGATCTGCTGTCTGAACAGAAGATGATGTTTCTTGACCCCGACGTGTACGGGAAGGAGAATTTTAGCGACGCGTGA